The nucleotide sequence TCTTCCCACTGGACACTGTGTGCTGAAAACTTTTCCGAAATGTTTCAGGGCTCCACCCTTTATTAAAACTAGTGTGATTTATGGTCATAACTGCAGGACGCTAACCAGCTTTACAAATTGAGCGAATCCATCATacactgattttaaaatgatgtcAACATGTACATCAGTGGATGTTTCAGACATAGTCTAAATAAAAACATCTACATATCTGACAAACAATTTACAGTTAGTTGAATTTACACTCATATTATGATCAGAATTTCATATTAGAAAATAACATTGTATCCATAAATCGACTATTTTAGCTGTTGAGATcaggtttttaaatatatatatatatatatatatatatatatatatatatatatatatatatatatatatatatatatatatatatatatatatatatatatatatatatatatgatatatggaGAGTGTGAATTCCACataaattgaaattaattattgCCCTGTGAGGTTTCATAAACTGGACGAGAGCAGAAAATTATTGctttaagtaataaaatataatattattatttaaacatagcGGTAAGGACCAATTataactattaactagttgcttattagcatgcatagtactagcatattagctgtttataagtacttataaagcacatattaatgtcttattctgtaTCACCATATCTTAAATCCCTTAGATCCTGACTCTATACCTAAACTATCTTACCAACTATAAATAAGCAGCAAAATAgtagtttactgaggcaaaagtcgtaTTTAAGAGTTAGTTAATATGAGagttggtccccaaactaaagtgcaACAAACTGGGTAAGTGGGATATCTAGTTTTACACTGGGGATTGTTAAAGATTTTAAGTGAATATTGAATACAAAACCTTTATATTTTGCATGTTCTgttcttgcatttattttaaagtgaataattacatttcaataCACATTAATTAGTAATAATTGTTTTAGTAACCTTAGATCAGTTCAGTTGTAAAACTAAATATGGTTTTAGGTATAATTCCTCATGTTTAATCAtttatactgtaataatgttGATAATGTTCACAGTTGATTATGTTAGCACTAGATATCAAAGTAAATGCAGTACTCAGTCTCAGAGCTCTTTCAGTGTGTTTCTGTTCTCACCCTCCTTCTTCTGCTGTAGACGGCTCTGGCTCTTCATCTCTATTTCCGCTCGGAGCGTGACGATCTCCAGCTCGTACTCCTGTCCCGTGTTCTCCAGTCGTGAGATTTCGGCCCGTAGGCGACAGAGCTCCTCCTGCAGACTGGCGATGTCGTTCTCTCTTTCGGCTGCGGCGTCCTCCGCCGCCTGCTGTTGCAGCAGCACCTCCTCCTGCGCCACCCGCAGCTCCTCTTGCGCCTCCAGGAGCTcgctctccttctcctcctccagaCTGTCCATCTCCTCCTGGACAGAGCGAAGCTGTGCTACAGGAAGCGGAAGATCATAAGaaattaggggtgtaatggtacacaTACTTGTACTGAAAATGTCCGGTATGGGTCTTTCAGTTCAGTGCACATGTGTACCAAATAGATGGTTCCCTTTTTTCAGGAAATTCAGACAATAAATGCCGTTTGGACACTCTTTGATGTATGATGAGAGCAGACATCAAGTCTTAGTGTTCTAGgctattacatgcagagtttttaggtcctataattaacacctctgtttttttcagaatttagcagtacaAAATTAcacgtcatccagttttttatatcgactatgcatttcattagattttcaaattggtgtgtttccccgggccgcaaagaaatatagagctgagtatcatcagcataacagtgaaagctagcaccatgtttcctgatgatatctcccaagggtaacatatagagCGTGAAGAgtaacagccctagtactgagccttgaggtactccatactgcacttgtgattgatattatacctcttcattcactactatgaattgatggcggtcatataagtaagatttaaaccatgctaatgcacttccattaatgccaacaaagtgttctagtctatgcaaaataatgttgtggtcaattgtgtcaaacgcagcactaagatccaataaaactaatagagagatacacccacattcagatgataagagcatgtcatttgtaactctaaggagagcagtctcggTACTATGATACTGAGTACATTACACTCactaagtttggtgttgatctgaataaatctctaggaggagttcgttaaagtgcAACCACTGAAAagggcaaaaacaacaccaattttgcagagaaaattctaaataactgacttcttGTTGGGATTTgaatttcgtaccaagagacttttttgtaggtaatgtGTTACAtctgtgtaccaatttttgtacatgtaaataaaatgtagctcgaggcgcactacATGAAATGTTTATAGGTGgtgctattgagccattttgccacacccggtggaatattggcattaagatgttcaggccaggactcttatcaaacctGTGAAATTTGGGCAAGATTGTACATTTTATACCTGAGTTACAACcacttttattcccatggcgagactttGAACTTTGTCATGGCACCAAGGACACGCCCTTTGACAAAAACtctagatatagatatatatcgcTGTATTATAACTTCTCAGATCAAACAGCTGTGGGAGTGAGTGCGATCATCCCTTCCTCTTTACTATGAGTTATAGcacaaaatgaacatgaatgaacatctcatGCCTCATGTAAACACTCAGTCAGTTTGTCAACCGTGGAAAGACATCCTTAAAACAGcttgtaatttaatttacctcagtcataaaatatattaaatatcagGTGTATACAGCTCGTCAGTTCACCAGAGAAAATAAGAATTAAGTCTAGTgaaaataattttgtgaaatattagattatatggtaacactttattttgatagtccactttagacattctactaacaagtaagtaactttgtaactgcttaatatcttctaacactttctttgtcaacttactGTATACtagccctgaacctacccctaacgGTAACCCTCAACCTACCCcaaacagtctactctgagagttagtagacatgtagttgcaaattaatgagaattagttggcatgtagttgacatttagttacaaagttacttatagttattAGAATGatagtggactatcaaaataaagtgtaaccgacTATATACTCATTATACTTTACCAGTTAGTGATGTGTTAATTATGTAATGtatgtttttaagaaaacattttataaaacaaaattaataaaaacaataaaaatctttgcatgcaatttttttatttgagtgttAGTTTTTTAGAGATTTTTATCAACaagaaaatgttaattataagtacatttatttaaagaaagagcaATTTTTCCCAGATGCTGTATGAACCCCACAACTGTGACATGCAAAATACTGGCACTAATgtttgtgtaccgttacaccccatAAGATATGCATGAAATTGAATGAGAAGCTTGGAAAGTTCACTTCCCTCCTTCccagtattttgaaataataatttactccTCACAAACAGACAGCATATGCTTTGTTATTCTGTCATCGAATCTAATGATAATCATCACATCATCTTGGGTTTGAGTATTTATAGTCACTGTTACCTTGAAGACGCTGGATCTGTCTCGTGAAGGCCTCGGCCTGATGAGCACTAGCTAAACGCTCCTCCTCAAGAAGACCTGGATAGAGAttgagaaaaacatttgaaatagctGAAATATTTAACATGTTAACAACACAATTATGTATAAGTTTTGTTTTATCTAATATCATCACAGATAAACAATCAAAAGTGGGCTtatgatataatttatttctgttctgACAATGACTAAATCAGATCCGCACTTCACATGTTGCTAAATGAAGTGTTGCAGTGACATACAGTGATAGTTAAACTGCACTCTTGGGACACTTCTtgagacagtggagaccaggacaactagagccccagatacagatcccctgtaaagaccaggTTTGTTTGGCCGTAAGCCTATGCCTGGTctagtctgatctcggaagctaagcaggtttgggcctggttagttcCTTTTCTAGGGGAAgttgtggcttaatggttagagagtcggacttgcaattgaaaggttgtgagttcgagtctcgggccgccAGGAAATGGAGGTCGGGGGAgagcatgtacagttctctctccaccttcaataccatgactttgACTttactgcagcctggaattgaacgactggtttcgtctggtcagaggagaactggccccccaactaggcctggtttctcccaaggtttttttctccattctgtcaccgatggagtttaggttccttgccgctgtcgccctTGGCTTACGTacttttccatctcaaaaatatatctaaattatggcctatgtgTGACGATCGGGGACCCAGTGAAACggaggagacgagagatccaatagcagtatggttttaatgggtaatccaaagagAAAGCAAACAAGCAGGAAAAGAACAGGAACGGGAACcggaactcggaagacgaggtACTCGGAAGAGAAAGgaaggactccatgaagacaaacaggaaaagactggttaatatagggaggataatgactaacaagtgaagacacctgagtgcaattaacaggagtggaattactgtgatgaagggacaaggctttgtgggaattgtagtgcctacggtgaggtgcctatggggaagtgagaccactagtggagactcagggaaacagagaccagacagcatgacactatgctctcaatgtcaaatgcaggaatgttaatacatgcatttatgacctcaaggttagattattgtaatgctttattaggtggttgttctgcatgcttagtaaacaaactacagctagtccaaaatgcagcagcaagagttcttactagaaccaggaagtatgaccatatttgcccggtcctgtcaacactgcactggctccctatcaaacatcgtatagattttaaaatattgcttattacttataaagccctgaatggtttaccacctcagtatttgaatgagctccttttatattataatcctctacggtgacttgacttgacttgacttagttggggtcacttcatctacagcgatatcattgacttgattgcaaataaatgcacagacactatttaactgaacagagatgacatcactgaattcaatgatgaacagcctttaactatcattttgcattattgacacactgttatcctaatgaatgctgttcagttgatttgacacaatgttttttgtttaaagcgctatataaataaaggtgacttgacttgacttcttgACCAATGAAAGTAGACGACCAGAACAATTGTTGTATGGCTGTATTCCAGAGAAATATGTAAATTCAGGGCAGGGCTTGAAATAGGCCAGTTCTCAGCATTACTCTATATATTGAAAATTTTTGTGTCCATAGAACTGGAAATACGGGCAGGTATTTTACACAACTGTGCACTAGAAACCCCTCCTCATCAGAGGCAGATAATGAGCCCCAACTTATAAAATCTTTGTTAGTTAACAAAATAACATTGAACAAAACTTCTAATGCTTTTAAAGGATCTGAGCTAACATGGTATAACAATGCTGTACTTTTATCTACTAACGTTAACAAAGATAGTAAATACTGTCATTGTTAGTAAATGCATCAAATATTAAACATGGGAACACACTTTAGATTGGGGAACACTTCaatattaactatgacttttccttcaataaattcctaatttgcagcttattatttagaaaggtagttgttaagtttaggtatttggtaggattagggatgtagaatagggtgatgtagaataaggcattaatatgtgcttaattactactaataaatggctaatattctactaatatgcatgcaaaaaaagcaactagttaagagaccttaaaataaagtgttaccaaacatgGATGACAAGTGGAAAATTtgtgtaaagtgttaccagaatatcttgtatttaaaaaaaattaaaatataaatatactacttactgaaaaaaaaaaaatactaaattaaccTAAAGAGAGAGTGATGTCATAACTTAGTCTCCATAGCATTTATATCCCGTCTGCAACCCAAGAAGCTGGGATGTGCTCCAGATGAATGACATTTACATTGAAGTGGAAAAACTAAATACTTCAGCAACCCAAAACTCATCTTTGGATTTCATAGGCTGATTTTATAAACTCCTCCTCCCACATTTCGAGTGCTGTTTCTTGGAGTTATACTGTATCTTCTGTTTCAGACCTGATAATTCAGTCACGTAGTGCACAACTCAAAATACTTGAAAGCTCTTCAGTTTGAAATGATGGGCACTCAAGCGGGTGAGACTGATCTAATGCTTTGTCTGCGATCAGAAGTGAGCGGGAAAAGCCGAGCGGCTCTCTGGAGATGATCCAGTTTGGATAAAGGCGTCAGGACAGCCCGTCTGGAAGCTTCCCTCCGTGCAGCTGTCCTCTCACATGCCTgtcatgttacacacacacagcccacGGTCACAGCACAGCCAGATCATTACAGAGTCCCAGGAGTCTGTCAGAAACAGCAGGTGACTCATTAAAGGGCTATCAATGCTATATATAGAAACTATTTTACTGGGCCTGTCATTGAGTAAAACGAGTGAAACACAAGGACAGAGCACATTCAGCTATATCTCTGACTCTGACAAATAACGCTCTGTAACATCTTTTTTAATGACATCGTGCAACAGGGTTCCTATAAGTGTTAGTCATTTAGCACTCACTATTATCTAATGCAAATTTAACATAGATATTAATACACAGACTCTGTATTCAGCTATTTTAACATCTTAGAATGGTTTCAGATCATATgatataactataaataaaacaatgtatatCATGAACTAAATAtacatgtttatataatatatactgtagttaataattaattgtattattcaaacatttgtaaatgccataactcaaaaaaaaaaaaaaaaaaaaaggcacaaattCGTGTACGTTTCATATGATCAGAGGGCgttgttgaataaataaataaataaaatactttcaactttatttttgGGTGTCCTTGTTATTGGGTAATTCTACAATTAAGTGCTGAGTAATGTTAATTAACTATATGTATTTACtacatggttagggttagggttacttgcatgtaattatgcataatttattgttattataataattagtaCATGTCGTGTGTAACGAGGACACTGTTAAATTAAGTGTTAGCTAAATAAAATGACAGGTGGACCTGCAGGGGAAAATCAAAATAAGAAAGCATGACATGAGCTCTGTAAGTGTCAGGTCACTGGTGTGTTGCTGAGGGAGCCTCACCTTGCAGCTCCAGAAAGCTCTCCTCATGTTTCTGAGCCGTGTCTCCAGCTTCTTCCAGCTCAAGCAGCAGCTGCAGCACCTGAGCCCTCAGCTCCTCCAGCTCCTGCTCCTCCTTCACCTCCTTCTCCTCTTCAGCATCATCCAGGACACTGCGCTCTTTTTCTGTGCTCATGGCGCTTTCCTGATGTCACTTCACTCTGTCACcgaaaacaacaacagtaacaaCATTTAATAAGAATGACCAGCTGAActgattaaataattacaaatccaataaaaaaaaagtggtgaCAATGTACaatttgtgagtaaaaaaggaatggaataatttacaaatctcatacacttatattttattcataatagaatatagataacatatcaaattttgaaagtgagacattttgaaattgcTCATTTTGGATTGTATGacagctacacattccaaaaaagttgggacgggTAGTAGTAaggaaaaagttaaatgtacatataaggaacagctggaggaccaatatGCAACTTATGAGATCAATtagcaacatgattgggtataaaaagggCCAAaatgttatcagcgctcagttcagaagcctgcatctctgatggcacgggttgcatgagtgcatgtggcatgggcagcttacatatgtggaaaggcaccatcaatgcttaAAGGTATATaaaagttctagaacaacatatgctcccatccagacgtcgtcacTTTCAGGGAAGACTGTCACGTtcagtgataccagaaacacggaagagatccaaatgcaggtaaaaggtttattgaggggcaatccaaaagggtaaacagtccagacAGGGTCAAAACCATAAAAtccaataaacataaaaacaaaacaagaacacatgggaagagcagactctggaaggtatcacacataagacaaggactTTGTGACACAGACTCatacagactgggtataaatacacagaaggataatgagggaactggagacaggtggggaacaatcacttaactaaaacaaggaggaaggtgaccaaataagggaacaggaagttataaggtgacagacaccgtgggaacggaggacacctagtggaaacccagggaacacaatcCAGGCACTGTGACAgaaccaaccccccccccctccctctacggagcggctcccagacgctccacgatAGACAAAAccgagaccaggagggaggcggacaggtggaggctcagggggagggacggagggccagaaaagaaaaacatggggaacaagtaccagaatgaaaacaaaacacaggaagaccaggagggaggaggacaggtggaggctcagggggaggaatggagggccagactaacagaggggaacagggacaggagtgaagacatgaaacagaaaacaaacaataacatgaagcccccccagggcagagcggaagaccaccacatcgtTGTGGTCGACGTTGgagtcctccagggcggagcagatgaccaccacgtccctgtggtcgatgccagagtcccccagggcggagcggaagaccaccacatccttgtggtcgacgtcggagtcccccagcgtggagcagaagaccaccactgcCGTGTGGTCAAGGGGGAAACCCTCCAGGGCGGATCAGACCTCCGTGCGGCCAGACCAGCAGAACGACGAGGCTCTGGTAATCCTCTAGTGTCCTTaatggactccagaagatcggtgctggcctgactctgttcgcgaagatcattggtgacctgacacagtccttgaagatcaccagtgacttgacctgactctaaaaggtcaacggtgaccagccttgtctctggaaagtccatgatacctagccctgactctggaagggcagtggtgactagccttgtctctggaaagtccatggtacctagccctgactctggaaggtcagcggtgactagccctgactctggaaggtcagcggtgactagccctgactctggaaggtcagcggtgactagccctgactctgaagggtccacgaacacctgactcaactctggagagttcactggaacctgactcgactctggagagttcactgggacctgactcgactctggagagttcactgggacctgacttggctctggagggttCACTGGGACCTGagtcgactctggagggt is from Carassius auratus strain Wakin chromosome 25, ASM336829v1, whole genome shotgun sequence and encodes:
- the LOC113043647 gene encoding coiled-coil domain-containing protein 136-like translates to MSTEKERSVLDDAEEEKEVKEEQELEELRAQVLQLLLELEEAGDTAQKHEESFLELQGLLEEERLASAHQAEAFTRQIQRLQAQLRSVQEEMDSLEEEKESELLEAQEELRVAQEEVLLQQQAAEDAAAERENDIASLQEELCRLRAEISRLENTGQEYELEIVTLRAEIEMKSQSRLQQKKEGEVGLLMDECNNLKEQCHALQDENTRLNHRLQMLQKRSSGSTCITVQEEQDETEEGKHTQCGIETETASSSMSSNCRLVDAGIQKNISFDGKPVTPTSWTGGFSEILSLRDQLKQTEEKATHVQRECDGLRNEVENLREMYESSQKERAELELELLRCREEMERAADVKEE